One Algihabitans albus DNA segment encodes these proteins:
- the galU gene encoding UTP--glucose-1-phosphate uridylyltransferase GalU, with protein MRKRIRKAIFPVAGLGTRFLPATKAMPKEMLPIVDKPLIEYAVEEAKAAGIEEFIFVTGRGKQAIEDHFDFSFELMETLRERGKTEQLAIAERSRMRAGAIAYTRQQEPLGLGHAVWCARNLVGDEPFAVLLADDLVKAEEPCLAQMIETYNEVGGNVVAVMDVPRDHTRRYGILDVVEDDGKLARAQGLVEKPEPDVAPSTLSVIGRYVLQPEVFHELDKHTAGAGGEIQLTDAIAATIADVGFHGLRFEGTRFDCGSKEGFLEATLAFALDRSDLGDAMREMIKRYG; from the coding sequence ATGCGCAAACGTATCCGAAAGGCGATCTTCCCGGTGGCCGGTCTCGGCACCCGATTTCTGCCCGCAACCAAGGCAATGCCGAAGGAAATGCTACCGATCGTGGACAAGCCACTGATCGAGTACGCGGTCGAAGAGGCCAAGGCCGCCGGCATCGAGGAATTCATCTTCGTGACCGGCCGTGGCAAGCAAGCGATCGAGGATCACTTCGATTTCTCCTTTGAACTGATGGAGACGCTGCGAGAACGCGGCAAAACCGAACAACTCGCAATCGCCGAGCGCTCGCGCATGCGGGCCGGTGCGATCGCCTACACCCGACAGCAGGAGCCGCTAGGTCTGGGTCATGCGGTCTGGTGCGCACGCAATCTGGTTGGCGACGAACCCTTTGCGGTGTTGCTGGCCGATGATCTGGTCAAGGCCGAAGAACCCTGTCTGGCTCAGATGATCGAGACTTATAATGAAGTCGGCGGCAACGTCGTGGCGGTCATGGACGTGCCGCGTGACCATACGAGACGCTACGGTATCCTTGATGTGGTCGAGGACGATGGCAAGCTGGCTCGGGCACAGGGCTTGGTTGAAAAACCCGAGCCGGACGTCGCACCCTCCACGCTGTCGGTAATCGGGCGCTATGTTCTACAGCCCGAGGTCTTCCACGAACTGGACAAGCACACGGCAGGTGCCGGGGGCGAAATCCAGCTCACCGATGCCATCGCGGCGACGATTGCGGACGTCGGCTTCCACGGTCTGCGCTTCGAGGGCACGCGCTTCGACTGCGGCAGCAAGGAAGGCTTTCTGGAGGCCACACTTGCCTTCGCGCTCGACCGCAGCGATCTGGGCGACGCGATGCGCGAGATGATCAAGCGCTACGGCTAA
- a CDS encoding DnaJ domain-containing protein, translating into MAYLIFGLLVLGGLLLLARWFASAPPSDVIKVIRYGAFAAGTAFLLYLVLGGARTLAFLLAPLLLPLLINARSILNRLKTMTGPSPGQTSTVETRFLRMTLDHDSGAMDGTVREGAYRGRRLDELDETDLLELWRTCRAEDEQSVQVMEAWLDRMHGPGWREAAGVGPDETETETEGAGSTGENDRARAENAGRRGASGGNMTLDEAYKILGLTPDAGEEDIRAAHRKLMRQFHPDSGGSNYLAAKINQAKDLLLRRS; encoded by the coding sequence ATGGCATATCTGATCTTCGGCCTTCTGGTGCTGGGCGGCCTTCTGCTACTCGCCCGCTGGTTCGCCTCGGCCCCGCCGTCCGATGTCATCAAGGTGATACGCTACGGCGCCTTCGCTGCGGGCACGGCCTTTCTGCTTTATCTGGTGCTGGGCGGCGCGAGGACCCTGGCTTTCCTCTTGGCGCCACTCCTGTTGCCGCTTTTGATCAACGCGCGCAGCATTCTCAATCGCCTGAAGACCATGACGGGGCCCAGTCCGGGCCAGACCTCGACCGTCGAGACCCGCTTTCTCCGGATGACGCTGGACCACGACAGCGGCGCCATGGACGGGACGGTGCGCGAAGGGGCCTATCGCGGCCGGCGATTGGACGAGCTGGATGAAACGGATCTGCTCGAGCTTTGGCGGACCTGTCGCGCCGAGGACGAGCAATCCGTCCAAGTCATGGAAGCCTGGCTCGACCGCATGCATGGGCCCGGTTGGCGGGAAGCTGCCGGGGTAGGGCCCGATGAGACCGAGACCGAAACCGAAGGCGCCGGATCAACCGGCGAGAACGACAGAGCGCGGGCGGAAAACGCCGGCCGCCGCGGGGCCAGCGGCGGCAATATGACCCTCGACGAGGCATACAAGATCCTCGGCCTCACCCCCGATGCCGGCGAAGAGGACATTCGCGCGGCTCATCGGAAGCTGATGCGCCAGTTCCATCCCGACAGCGGCGGCTCCAACTACCTCGCCGCCAAGATCAATCAAGCCAAGGATTTACTTCTGAGGCGTTCCTGA
- a CDS encoding VWA domain-containing protein translates to MSRDDRLPSKSDAKDTEVEAFLKKVRSIQPAQPGAGGRGRLIFALDATASRQPAWDRAMHIQADMFRETQVLGGLDIQLVFYRGYGECKASKWYSAADALLRVMTGVTCLAGRTQIRKVLKHGLAETKKRKVNALVFVGDAMEEDVDELGHLAGELGLLGLPCFLFHEGGDPLVRNVFEQIARLSGGACCAFDASAAQQLRDLLSAVAVYAAGGHKALADFSAKRGGVTRLLTSQVR, encoded by the coding sequence ATGAGCCGCGATGATCGGCTACCCAGCAAAAGCGACGCCAAAGACACGGAAGTCGAGGCCTTCTTGAAGAAGGTGCGCTCCATCCAGCCTGCACAACCCGGCGCTGGCGGACGCGGTCGGCTGATCTTTGCGCTCGATGCCACGGCCAGCCGACAACCGGCCTGGGACCGGGCGATGCACATTCAGGCCGATATGTTCCGCGAAACTCAGGTTCTCGGCGGCCTGGACATCCAGCTTGTCTTCTACCGCGGCTATGGCGAGTGCAAGGCCTCCAAATGGTATTCTGCGGCGGATGCGTTGTTGCGCGTCATGACCGGCGTCACTTGCCTGGCCGGCAGAACCCAGATCCGCAAGGTTCTGAAGCACGGTCTGGCCGAAACCAAGAAACGCAAGGTCAACGCCCTGGTCTTCGTCGGCGATGCCATGGAAGAGGACGTCGACGAGTTGGGACATCTAGCTGGGGAACTGGGGTTGCTCGGCCTTCCTTGTTTCCTGTTTCACGAAGGTGGCGATCCGCTGGTCCGCAATGTCTTCGAGCAGATCGCACGGCTGTCGGGAGGCGCCTGCTGCGCCTTCGACGCCTCCGCGGCGCAACAGCTTCGCGATCTGCTCTCAGCCGTCGCCGTCTATGCCGCCGGAGGTCACAAGGCCTTGGCCGACTTCTCGGCCAAACGCGGCGGTGTCACACGGCTACTGACCAGCCAGGTTCGATAG
- a CDS encoding division plane positioning ATPase MipZ, which translates to MNHQVSNPSVAGGNSVKAPRVLVLGNEKGGSGKSTTAMHLVVALLRQGRSVGVIDLDARQGTLSRYVENRRAFTENEGLPLPLPEVRQVLRSEASTRAEAEDEERTKLKIVLDELAPCDMLVIDTPGSDSHLSRLGHTLADVLISPMNDSFIDLDLLARIDREGRKILGPSVYSQMVWEQRQDRAREGGRPIDWIVLRNRLAHLDARNKRDIARLLAQLAKRIGFRLAPGFGERVVFRQLFPQGLTLLDLRQSGADLTMSHLAARQEVRALLAAIGLDMPEESQA; encoded by the coding sequence GTGAACCATCAGGTATCAAACCCAAGCGTTGCGGGCGGCAACAGCGTCAAAGCTCCGCGTGTCCTGGTGCTGGGCAACGAAAAAGGCGGGTCGGGCAAGTCGACGACGGCGATGCATCTTGTCGTCGCGCTGCTGCGTCAAGGGCGCTCGGTCGGCGTCATCGACCTGGATGCCCGCCAGGGCACCCTCAGCCGTTATGTCGAGAACCGGCGCGCCTTCACGGAAAACGAAGGCTTGCCCTTGCCCCTGCCAGAGGTACGGCAAGTCCTGCGCAGCGAAGCTTCGACACGCGCCGAAGCCGAAGACGAGGAGCGGACGAAGCTGAAGATTGTATTGGACGAGCTCGCTCCCTGCGACATGCTCGTCATCGATACGCCGGGAAGCGATAGCCATCTTTCGCGCCTTGGCCATACGCTCGCAGACGTGCTGATCAGCCCGATGAACGATAGCTTCATCGATCTCGATCTTCTGGCGCGGATCGACCGCGAGGGGCGCAAGATTCTGGGCCCCAGCGTTTACAGTCAGATGGTTTGGGAACAGCGTCAGGATCGCGCCCGCGAGGGTGGCCGCCCCATCGATTGGATCGTTCTGCGCAATCGGCTGGCCCACCTGGATGCCCGGAACAAGCGTGACATCGCGCGCCTGCTCGCGCAGCTCGCGAAACGGATCGGTTTTCGCCTAGCTCCAGGCTTCGGCGAGCGCGTCGTTTTTCGGCAGCTCTTTCCTCAGGGTCTGACTCTGCTCGACTTGCGTCAATCGGGGGCAGACCTGACCATGAGTCACCTCGCCGCCCGCCAGGAAGTCCGCGCCCTTCTGGCTGCCATCGGGCTCGACATGCCCGAAGAGTCGCAAGCCTGA
- a CDS encoding phasin family protein encodes MAQAKKTQTANEMTAPIEAAVNAGKETVEAFVKAGTDAASQQYEQAMTSTKEQVEKASTMMFKGYDEFSTLNKGNMDAFVKSGTIVAKGFESLSKEMMGFAQEAMEANMAAAKKVFGAKNLQEMLDLQSGMARTNFDKVMAESAKLAELSAKVANEAVEPLQACMQATFEKASKPIAA; translated from the coding sequence ATGGCTCAGGCTAAGAAGACCCAGACCGCCAACGAAATGACTGCACCGATTGAGGCCGCCGTAAATGCTGGCAAGGAGACCGTCGAGGCCTTCGTCAAGGCCGGCACCGACGCCGCCAGCCAGCAGTACGAGCAGGCCATGACTTCGACCAAGGAGCAGGTCGAGAAGGCTTCGACCATGATGTTCAAGGGCTATGACGAGTTCTCGACCCTGAACAAGGGCAACATGGATGCCTTCGTGAAGTCCGGCACCATCGTCGCCAAGGGCTTCGAGAGCCTCTCCAAGGAGATGATGGGCTTCGCTCAGGAGGCCATGGAAGCCAACATGGCCGCTGCGAAGAAGGTTTTCGGAGCAAAGAACCTGCAGGAGATGTTGGACCTGCAGAGCGGCATGGCCCGCACCAACTTCGACAAGGTGATGGCTGAGAGCGCTAAACTGGCAGAGCTGTCGGCGAAGGTCGCCAACGAGGCGGTCGAGCCGTTGCAGGCTTGCATGCAGGCCACCTTCGAGAAGGCCTCCAAGCCGATCGCCGCTTAA
- the clpS gene encoding ATP-dependent Clp protease adapter ClpS, giving the protein MSDDDQQGTGNGGGSGTGTGVVVKTRTKTKKPSMYKVLMLNDDYTPMEFVVHVLERFFGKSQEEATQIMLHVHRRGVGVCGVYTYEVAETKVTQVIDFARKHEHPLQCTLEKE; this is encoded by the coding sequence ATGAGTGACGACGATCAACAAGGTACCGGTAACGGAGGAGGCTCCGGCACCGGAACCGGTGTTGTGGTCAAGACCCGGACAAAGACGAAAAAGCCGTCTATGTACAAGGTCTTGATGCTGAACGACGACTACACACCGATGGAATTCGTTGTTCATGTTCTCGAGCGCTTTTTTGGCAAGAGCCAAGAGGAGGCGACTCAGATTATGCTTCATGTTCATCGCCGGGGTGTCGGCGTGTGTGGCGTGTACACTTACGAAGTGGCGGAGACCAAGGTGACACAGGTCATCGACTTTGCGCGTAAGCACGAACATCCTTTGCAGTGCACTCTCGAAAAGGAGTAG
- the clpA gene encoding ATP-dependent Clp protease ATP-binding subunit ClpA: MLSANLEQTLHRALAYANERRHEYATLEHLLLALTEDQDAIAVLRACGVSLEEVRADLAEYIDNQLTNLINAHVGDAKPTAAFQRVLQRAAIHVQNSGREEVTGANVLVAIFSERESYAVYFLQEQEMTRLDAVNYISHGIAKVPGQEESRPVQGAEEEQSEKVVKKGREALDAYCVDLNAKAKSGKIDPLIGRAHEIERTIQVLCRRTKNNPLYVGDPGVGKTAIAEGLARRIVEEQVPDVLKGATIFALDMGALLAGTRYRGDFEERLKAVMTELEQQDHAVLFIDEIHTVIGAGATSGGAMDASNLLKPALQSGSLRCIGSTTYKEYRNYFEKDRALVRRFQKIDVNEPTIEDAVKILRGLKPYYEEHHGVRYTADALRTAVELSARYIGDRKLPDKAIDVIDEVGAAQALKPESKRRKTIGVKEVEAVVAKIARIPPKSVSRDDKAALQTLERDLKTMVFGQDQAIAALSSAIKLARAGLREVDKPIGCYLFSGPTGVGKTEVARQLSHTLGVELHRFDMSEYMERHTVSRLIGAPPGYVGFDQGGLLTDSVDQHPHCVLLLDEIEKAHPDLFNILLQVMDYGKLTDHNGKTVDFRNVILIMTTNAGAADMAKPAVGFLREQREGEDSEAIERMFTPEFRNRLDAIIPFSALKPETVARVVEKFVLQLEAQLADRHVTIELSEAARGWLAEKGYEPLYGARPLGRLIQEHVKKPLAEELLFGRLADGGLVMVGLSKDRSKLTFRYPEAGKPKGKKGGGSGGGGTRAKPKVPELVE; the protein is encoded by the coding sequence ATGCTCTCCGCGAACCTGGAACAGACCCTCCACCGCGCCCTGGCCTATGCCAATGAACGGCGGCATGAGTACGCGACGCTCGAACATCTTCTGCTCGCGTTGACCGAGGACCAGGATGCGATCGCGGTCTTGCGCGCTTGCGGCGTTTCCCTCGAGGAAGTGCGCGCCGACCTCGCTGAATACATCGATAATCAGCTTACCAATCTGATCAATGCGCATGTCGGCGATGCCAAGCCGACCGCCGCTTTCCAGCGCGTTCTGCAGCGCGCGGCCATTCACGTGCAGAACTCGGGCCGTGAAGAAGTGACTGGCGCCAACGTGCTGGTCGCGATTTTCAGCGAGCGCGAGTCCTATGCGGTCTACTTCCTGCAAGAGCAGGAAATGACCCGTCTGGATGCCGTCAACTACATCAGTCACGGCATCGCAAAGGTGCCCGGGCAGGAAGAAAGCAGGCCGGTCCAGGGCGCCGAGGAAGAGCAGAGCGAGAAGGTGGTCAAGAAGGGCCGTGAAGCGCTGGATGCCTACTGCGTCGACCTGAATGCCAAGGCCAAGAGCGGCAAGATCGACCCGCTGATCGGTCGTGCGCACGAGATCGAGCGCACCATCCAGGTGCTCTGCCGCCGCACCAAGAACAATCCTCTCTACGTCGGCGATCCTGGCGTCGGCAAGACCGCGATCGCCGAGGGCTTGGCCCGGCGCATCGTCGAGGAGCAAGTGCCCGATGTCTTGAAGGGGGCCACCATCTTCGCGCTCGACATGGGGGCGCTGTTGGCCGGAACTCGTTACCGGGGCGATTTCGAAGAACGCCTCAAGGCCGTTATGACCGAACTCGAACAGCAGGACCATGCGGTTCTCTTCATCGATGAAATTCACACGGTGATCGGCGCCGGCGCCACCTCGGGCGGTGCGATGGATGCTTCCAACCTGCTGAAGCCGGCGCTGCAGTCGGGGTCTCTGCGTTGCATCGGTTCGACGACCTACAAAGAGTATCGGAACTACTTCGAGAAGGACCGGGCGCTGGTGCGCCGCTTCCAGAAGATCGACGTGAACGAGCCGACCATCGAGGACGCGGTGAAGATCCTGCGCGGACTCAAACCCTACTACGAAGAACATCACGGCGTGCGCTACACAGCCGATGCGCTCCGGACGGCAGTCGAACTTTCGGCCCGCTACATCGGCGACCGCAAACTGCCGGACAAGGCCATCGACGTGATCGACGAAGTCGGTGCCGCGCAGGCTCTGAAGCCGGAATCCAAGCGCCGGAAGACCATTGGCGTGAAGGAGGTCGAGGCGGTCGTCGCCAAGATCGCCCGCATTCCGCCGAAGTCGGTCAGTCGCGACGACAAGGCCGCGCTGCAGACACTGGAGCGCGATCTCAAGACCATGGTGTTCGGGCAGGACCAGGCCATTGCAGCCTTGTCGAGCGCCATCAAGCTGGCCCGTGCCGGTCTCCGCGAAGTCGATAAGCCGATCGGATGTTACCTCTTCTCCGGCCCGACCGGGGTCGGCAAGACCGAGGTCGCGCGCCAGCTTTCCCATACTTTGGGGGTGGAGCTGCACCGCTTCGACATGTCGGAGTACATGGAGCGGCATACCGTAAGCCGGCTGATCGGCGCGCCGCCGGGTTACGTCGGTTTCGACCAAGGCGGTCTCCTGACGGATTCCGTCGACCAGCATCCTCATTGCGTGCTGTTGCTCGACGAAATCGAGAAGGCTCATCCAGACCTCTTCAATATCCTTCTGCAGGTGATGGACTACGGCAAACTGACGGACCACAACGGCAAGACCGTCGATTTCCGCAACGTCATCCTGATCATGACGACCAACGCCGGTGCGGCCGACATGGCGAAGCCCGCCGTCGGTTTCCTACGCGAGCAGCGCGAGGGCGAGGACAGCGAGGCGATCGAGCGGATGTTCACGCCGGAGTTCCGCAATCGTCTCGACGCCATCATCCCCTTCAGCGCGCTCAAACCCGAAACGGTGGCGCGCGTAGTGGAGAAGTTCGTCCTGCAGCTGGAAGCGCAGCTTGCCGACCGTCATGTGACCATCGAGTTGTCGGAAGCCGCACGGGGCTGGCTGGCCGAAAAAGGCTACGAACCGCTCTACGGGGCCCGTCCGCTTGGCCGCTTGATCCAGGAGCACGTCAAGAAGCCACTGGCCGAGGAACTCCTGTTCGGGCGGCTGGCGGACGGTGGGCTGGTCATGGTGGGGCTCTCCAAGGACCGCAGCAAGCTGACCTTCCGCTACCCTGAGGCCGGTAAGCCTAAGGGCAAGAAAGGCGGCGGTTCCGGCGGCGGTGGGACGCGCGCGAAGCCGAAGGTCCCCGAACTCGTGGAGTAG
- a CDS encoding CaiB/BaiF CoA transferase family protein, whose translation MTFDLLAGLRVVDLSQWLPGPFAGQILGDLGAEVVKVEPPAGDPMRQLGPRDPDGLSAWYKQINAGKTILRLDLKADAGREVFAELLRGADVLLESYRPGTLEKLGFDGKRRVELNRRLIHCALSGYGQTGPLRLTGGHDINYMALGGGLASSGRVGESVAAYPPTADHASALQAVIAILAAVVRQGRTGQGANLDISLMEAVLAWQALPFTSALRGGSQAQVRGQGLLNGGAAFYRLYRTADDRFVSLGAIEPKFWAAFCRAVGREDWISRQAEPLPQDALTAEVAALLAGRLQDHWNDLLSDVDCCFMPVLEPEEVLLHPQIQARGLARAGEGPSVQIAFGGLIDGRAQSPRAAVREADAAEVLATWGEG comes from the coding sequence ATGACATTCGACCTGCTGGCCGGTCTCCGCGTCGTCGATCTCAGCCAGTGGCTGCCCGGACCCTTTGCCGGACAGATCCTCGGCGATCTCGGGGCCGAAGTGGTCAAGGTCGAACCGCCCGCCGGCGACCCCATGCGGCAGCTCGGCCCGCGCGATCCCGACGGCCTCTCCGCCTGGTACAAGCAAATCAATGCCGGCAAGACAATCCTGCGTCTGGACCTTAAGGCAGACGCCGGACGAGAGGTCTTCGCCGAGTTGCTGCGCGGCGCGGATGTGCTGCTGGAATCCTATCGGCCCGGTACTCTCGAAAAGCTGGGGTTCGATGGGAAGCGCCGGGTCGAGCTCAATAGACGGCTGATCCACTGCGCGCTCTCCGGCTACGGCCAGACCGGACCGCTGCGCCTGACCGGAGGGCACGACATCAACTACATGGCGCTGGGCGGCGGGCTGGCCAGTTCGGGCAGGGTCGGGGAAAGCGTCGCCGCCTACCCGCCGACCGCCGATCATGCCAGCGCCCTGCAGGCCGTCATCGCCATCTTGGCCGCTGTGGTTCGCCAGGGACGGACGGGGCAGGGCGCCAACCTCGACATCAGCCTGATGGAGGCGGTGCTGGCCTGGCAGGCGCTGCCCTTCACCTCGGCCTTGCGGGGCGGGTCGCAAGCGCAGGTCCGCGGCCAGGGTCTGCTCAACGGCGGTGCCGCCTTCTACCGGCTCTATCGTACGGCCGACGACCGTTTCGTCTCTCTTGGCGCCATCGAGCCGAAGTTCTGGGCCGCCTTCTGCCGTGCCGTCGGCCGGGAGGACTGGATCTCCCGCCAAGCCGAGCCGCTGCCCCAGGATGCCTTGACCGCCGAGGTGGCGGCGCTGCTCGCCGGTCGGCTGCAGGATCATTGGAACGATCTGCTGTCCGACGTCGACTGCTGCTTCATGCCGGTGCTGGAGCCGGAGGAGGTACTGCTGCATCCGCAAATTCAGGCACGCGGCCTCGCGCGCGCGGGCGAAGGGCCGAGTGTCCAGATCGCGTTCGGCGGTCTGATCGACGGTCGGGCGCAATCGCCGCGCGCCGCGGTAAGGGAAGCGGACGCAGCGGAGGTGTTGGCCACCTGGGGTGAAGGCTAG
- a CDS encoding delta-class carbonic anhydrase: MTSFRVLAAISLFGFAASVQAASAQADATPSEAAEAASTVPLICDGYGPQSPRDISNPIGANPVTFPIAPASTKMNLCNIHAHSNAEHKGPGFSVFVGDDASGGYACNKTADLTEAELIDPYSGQGAFGGVAPAIRLRFTGFTHPAMSHPVQG, translated from the coding sequence ATGACATCTTTTCGCGTTCTAGCCGCCATATCTCTGTTCGGCTTTGCCGCCTCTGTGCAAGCTGCTTCGGCCCAAGCCGACGCGACTCCAAGCGAAGCCGCTGAAGCCGCCTCGACAGTGCCCTTGATCTGCGATGGCTATGGACCTCAATCGCCTCGTGACATCTCCAATCCGATTGGCGCGAATCCGGTCACTTTTCCGATCGCTCCAGCCTCGACGAAGATGAATCTCTGCAACATCCACGCTCACAGCAATGCGGAACACAAGGGGCCCGGCTTTAGTGTCTTCGTCGGTGACGACGCGAGCGGCGGCTATGCCTGTAATAAGACAGCCGACCTAACGGAGGCCGAGCTGATCGATCCCTATAGCGGTCAAGGTGCGTTCGGCGGTGTAGCCCCGGCGATACGATTGAGGTTCACTGGGTTTACTCATCCTGCGATGTCTCACCCGGTGCAGGGCTAG
- a CDS encoding delta-class carbonic anhydrase, translating into MEVHWVYSSCDVSPGAGLGACLSESCSDPLLRVEAQTFLVVNDPDALDFTQFDYAGPPSDGGFHQLLALPTGTGTPVVFRGSTTGPSYTQAICSPLQVTWSVRPQCGRVDVSSLHRWAENGNIFDETEAHGVRQRVTAPELLAPTQ; encoded by the coding sequence ATTGAGGTTCACTGGGTTTACTCATCCTGCGATGTCTCACCCGGTGCAGGGCTAGGAGCCTGCCTGAGCGAGAGCTGCAGCGATCCACTTCTTCGTGTCGAGGCGCAAACCTTTCTCGTGGTGAACGACCCCGATGCGCTTGATTTTACTCAGTTCGACTACGCCGGTCCGCCATCGGATGGCGGATTTCACCAGCTCCTCGCGCTTCCTACGGGAACCGGGACCCCGGTCGTCTTCCGCGGGTCGACGACAGGCCCAAGCTATACTCAGGCGATCTGTTCTCCGTTGCAGGTTACCTGGAGCGTTCGGCCTCAGTGCGGTCGCGTCGACGTATCGTCCCTCCACCGCTGGGCGGAGAACGGAAATATCTTCGATGAGACGGAAGCTCACGGCGTTCGTCAGCGGGTTACGGCGCCCGAACTGCTCGCACCGACGCAGTAG
- a CDS encoding ribonucleoside-diphosphate reductase subunit alpha produces MDRDRDALLTDFGKATLTDRYLMPGESYQDLFARVAAHFADDSDHAQRLYDSISRLWFMPATPVLSNGGTERGLPISCFLNEAQDSLGGIVGLWNENVWLASKGGGIGSFWGNLRSIGETVGGVGKTSGVIPFIRVMDSLTLAISQGSLRRGSAACYLQVDHPEIEEFIELRRPTGGDPNRKALNLHHGVVITNDFMRAVVDDELWALKSPKDGTIQRTVKARDLWIRILTARVETGEPYIIYGDHVADAQPEHHKLSGLKVKMSNLCSEITLPTGRDHLGEDRTAVCCLSSLNLETYDQWKDEPGLVEDVLRFLDNVLQDFIDRAPDSMARARYSAIRERSIGLGVMGFHSLLQKHRVPFESAVAKSWNLRIFKQVRAQADAASQKLAEERGACPDAAEHGIQERFSHKLAIAPTASISIICGGASPGIEPFVGNAFTHKTLSGSFHVRNRHLEELLEAKGRNSDEVWSSITVNEGSVKHLDFLDDHEKDVFKTAFELDQRWLVEHAADRSPSVCQAQSLNLFLAADVHKRDLHQIHLLAWKRGVKSLYYCRSRSVLRAESHQSSEKALSSIPLVGKVNGSEQPVVAERVDYEECLACQ; encoded by the coding sequence ATGGACCGCGACCGCGACGCCTTGCTGACCGATTTCGGCAAGGCGACACTGACCGATCGCTACCTTATGCCGGGCGAGTCCTATCAGGACCTCTTTGCAAGAGTGGCGGCGCATTTCGCCGACGATTCCGACCATGCCCAGCGGTTGTACGATTCCATCTCGCGTCTTTGGTTCATGCCGGCCACGCCGGTGCTGTCCAATGGCGGTACCGAGCGCGGTCTGCCGATCTCCTGTTTCCTGAACGAAGCGCAGGACAGCCTTGGCGGTATCGTCGGCCTTTGGAACGAAAACGTCTGGCTCGCCTCCAAGGGCGGCGGCATCGGCAGCTTCTGGGGCAACCTGCGTTCGATCGGCGAAACAGTCGGCGGTGTCGGTAAGACCAGCGGCGTAATCCCTTTCATCCGGGTCATGGACAGCCTGACCTTGGCGATCAGCCAGGGTTCTCTGCGGCGCGGATCGGCAGCCTGCTACCTGCAGGTCGACCATCCGGAGATCGAGGAGTTCATCGAGCTGCGCCGGCCGACCGGCGGCGATCCCAATCGCAAGGCGCTGAATCTGCACCACGGCGTGGTGATCACCAACGACTTCATGCGCGCAGTGGTCGACGACGAACTCTGGGCCCTGAAGAGCCCGAAGGACGGCACGATCCAGCGCACGGTGAAGGCGCGCGATCTCTGGATTCGGATCCTGACAGCCCGTGTCGAGACCGGCGAGCCGTACATCATCTACGGCGACCACGTGGCCGACGCCCAGCCCGAACACCACAAGCTCTCGGGCCTGAAGGTCAAGATGTCCAACCTCTGCAGCGAGATCACGCTGCCGACCGGGCGCGACCATCTGGGCGAGGACCGCACGGCGGTCTGCTGTCTCTCCTCCCTCAACCTCGAGACCTACGATCAGTGGAAAGATGAGCCGGGTCTGGTGGAGGACGTCCTGCGCTTCCTCGACAACGTGCTGCAGGACTTCATCGATCGTGCACCGGACTCCATGGCCCGCGCCCGCTACTCGGCGATCCGCGAACGCTCCATCGGCCTCGGCGTGATGGGCTTTCATTCCTTGCTGCAGAAGCACCGCGTTCCCTTCGAGTCCGCCGTCGCCAAGTCCTGGAATCTCCGTATCTTCAAACAGGTGCGCGCCCAGGCCGACGCCGCCTCGCAGAAGCTGGCAGAGGAGCGTGGCGCCTGTCCCGATGCCGCCGAACACGGCATCCAGGAGCGCTTCAGCCACAAGCTGGCGATTGCACCGACCGCCTCAATCTCGATCATCTGCGGCGGCGCTTCGCCGGGCATCGAGCCCTTCGTCGGCAATGCCTTCACCCACAAGACGCTGTCCGGCTCCTTCCACGTTCGAAACCGGCATCTCGAAGAGCTGCTTGAGGCGAAGGGTCGTAACAGCGACGAGGTCTGGTCCTCAATCACCGTCAACGAAGGCTCGGTGAAGCACCTGGACTTCCTGGACGATCATGAGAAGGATGTCTTTAAGACGGCCTTCGAGTTGGATCAGCGCTGGCTGGTCGAACATGCCGCCGACCGCAGCCCCTCCGTCTGCCAAGCCCAGTCGCTCAACCTCTTCCTGGCAGCCGACGTCCATAAGCGCGACCTGCACCAGATCCATCTCTTGGCCTGGAAGCGTGGGGTGAAGTCGCTCTACTACTGCCGCTCCCGTTCGGTGCTGCGCGCCGAGAGCCATCAGAGCAGCGAGAAAGCACTCTCCAGCATCCCGCTGGTCGGCAAGGTCAACGGAAGCGAACAGCCAGTCGTCGCGGAACGGGTCGACTACGAGGAATGCCTGGCCTGCCAGTGA